CCTTGAACAAGCCGGCGCGATTATTTTGAAGCGAGCTGCGATCCAGCGTCACCTCGCCATGGACCTGCCCCACGACCGTGTACCCAAGTTTGCCGCCGCGGTTTTCGAACAGGATGACGCCGTTGACTGTATTGTCGTCGAGGCTTTTCACCTGAACCCTGCCATCCGGCGTCAATCGTGCTGAGATCGGAAGCGGAAAACTTCCGACACCGCGATAGAAGAGAAACTTTTCAGTTTGTGTGCCGACCTGTAATGGAGCGGCATCCGTTTCACGCGCCAAGTAATAGTGGCTCGGGCCGCTTCCTTGCGGAAAACTCTGTTCTGCGCGAGGCAGGATGCGAACGTTTCGCCATTCGATGGAGCCGTTGGGTGGCGTGGACGCTTGCGGGTACCAGTCCGTCATTGTTCCCTTCGGAAAGGCAACCTTGACGTCGGCTGTCGCCTCCTGCGAGCTGTAGAAGTAGAGAACCGGGGTTTCCATCCGAACCGTTCCGGGAATCTGAGATTTGAATCCGCCAAAGCTGTCCACAAAGCAGGGCAAGTCCTCGCGGCCTCCATAGGTGCGCCACGGAGTTGCGACGCCGTCTTCCCCGGCTACCGAGGTGAACGTGCCCCATTCATGCACGGTCACATCGCGGGGGTTCAGTGTGGATGACAGGATAGTGCTCACAGCGAGAACGGGAAAGAGAATCAGGCAAAGGGATAGAAACTTCGTTTTCATACCACTCCTCCTTATTTTTCGGCTGTAACGGGCTTCTACTGCCAGAGCTGAGAGACAATTGTTCGCCAGGCATCGAGCATCTTCGGATCGAGCGCGACGATGCCGTCGCGTGTGACTCCTGGCGGAGGAGGCAGCAACTGCGCGAGCCGGTCATAAATCAGGCCCCGCGATTGCGCCTCAAGACGCGGGATCAAATGCCAGAGCGACAGGGCGTCGCGAATGTGGGATTTTTCAAGCACGATTTCGAGCTGTCGTGTGCGTTCGGGACCTTCACTGAGCGAATCCACTTTTTGAAGCGCCGCCTTAAAGTCCGTGGAGGAATCCTCGAAGAACGGCGTACCGGGTCCGGCGTTCCGGCGTGTCCGGCAGAAGGCTCCTGCGGGCACGATCGTTTCGCGTCCATCCCGCTCAAAAGCAACCAGGCCTACGGTCACATGAAGGAGGCTGCTGCCGTCCTCCTGGACTTCGAGCGAATATTTGCATCCCAGATCCACGGCCGATGCGGAGGGCGTGTCGACTATAAACAGACGGGGCTGCGCCCACGTCTGCGCTTCAACGCGTCCGCGGTCGAGTGCGATACGGTGCTCATTCGATTTGGTGACCAGAAGGCGTATTCGTGTGTCAGGGCTGACCAGAAGCTGCCCGATGTTGGCGATCTTGACCTCTGCCTGGGACGCCGTTCCCGTTTGAAGAGTTTCGCCCGGCCGCAAACGTGAGATACCTGGAAAGCCGTCGACCTCCCATGATGGTCCGGCTGCTGCATGGTTTCGCAACGATATGACGAGTGCCAATACCACTATCGCGAAACCGGCGGCGGCAATTGCGGGAATCCATCTTCTGTGGCGGACAGATACGCGCTGCGCGTCCTGCAACACATCCCATAACGGCT
This portion of the Terriglobia bacterium genome encodes:
- a CDS encoding FecR domain-containing protein; its protein translation is MFRKHIIRDLSAYHHNELTLAARQLVETHLQNCPKCRTAYGEIQLGARLASVLHVSAAPEPLWDVLQDAQRVSVRHRRWIPAIAAAGFAIVVLALVISLRNHAAAGPSWEVDGFPGISRLRPGETLQTGTASQAEVKIANIGQLLVSPDTRIRLLVTKSNEHRIALDRGRVEAQTWAQPRLFIVDTPSASAVDLGCKYSLEVQEDGSSLLHVTVGLVAFERDGRETIVPAGAFCRTRRNAGPGTPFFEDSSTDFKAALQKVDSLSEGPERTRQLEIVLEKSHIRDALSLWHLIPRLEAQSRGLIYDRLAQLLPPPPGVTRDGIVALDPKMLDAWRTIVSQLWQ